A stretch of Mytilus edulis chromosome 11, xbMytEdul2.2, whole genome shotgun sequence DNA encodes these proteins:
- the LOC139494425 gene encoding uncharacterized protein: MGAGGNYANIGRNANPLCIPHDPEVGRKNTDGAFGAVFGMEYQTNSFGKHMKGKDVPCAVCRTERPTFLMIPGHTQCKDGWTKEYSGHLMSGHFGHAGSSNYLCVDGAADTLVNGTHNALSGYLLYGVISYCTSLHCPPYKHNTLFNCVVCSK; this comes from the coding sequence ATGGGAGCTGGTGGCAACTATGCAAATATTGGTAGGAATGCAAATCCTCTTTGCATACCCCATGATCCGGAAGTTGGACGAAAAAACACAGATGGAGCATTTGGAGCTGTCTTTGGAATGGAGTACCAGACAAACTCGTTTGGTAAACACATGAAAGGAAAGGACGTGCCATGCGCTGTTTGTCGCACAGAACGACCGACATTCTTAATGATCCCAGGACATACGCAGTGTAAAGATGGATGGACAAAAGAATACAGCGGGCATCTCATGTCCGGTCACTTCGGGCATGCTGGTTCATCGAACTACTTATGTGTAGATGGCGCTGCTGATACATTAGTAAATGGGACCCACAATGCATTGAGTGGATACCTGTTGTATGGAGTTATTTCCTACTGCACGTCACTTCATTGTCCACCATATAAACACAATACGTTGTTCAATTGTGTGGTGTGCTCGAAATAA
- the LOC139495911 gene encoding procathepsin L-like, whose product MLRLSVIATVLAVALSSSLVTRELDDQWESFKDLYGKQYGEEEHLMRRIIWESNLRYIQKHNIEADRGEHTYILGENEYCDMTNAEFNALMNGFVMQNTTGGNLFSTEGLTDPPASVDWRTKGYVTEVKNQKQCGSCWAFSTTGSLEGQTFKKTQKLPSLSEQNLVDCSKKQGNKGCQGGLMNNAFTYIKVNDGIDTEMSYPYKGKNGKCEFKKADVGGTDTGFTNVKTGSEEDLQQAVATIGPISVAMDASHPSFQMYRSGVYSEKKCSSKRLDHGVLAVGYGTEGSKDFWIVKNSWGPSWGMKGYFEMARNDKNMCGIATQASYPLV is encoded by the exons ATGCTTCGATTATCTGTCATAGCTACCGTTCTTGCAGTTGCCCTATCATCATCCCTGGTAACCAGGGAGCTCGATGACCAATGGGAAAGCTTCAAGGACTTGTATGGCAAACAATATGGAGAAGAGGAGCATCTCATGAG GCGTATAATTTGGGAAAGCAATCTGAGATACATCCAGAAACATAACATCGAGGCCGATAGAGGAGAACACACATACATCCTAGGAGAAAACGAATACTGTGATATG ACCAACGCTGAGTTCAATGCCTTGATGAATGGTTTCGTTATGCAAAACACTACCGGAGGTAACTTGTTTTCAACTGAAGGTCTGACTGACCCCCCTGCATCTGTCGACTGGAGAACTAAAGGATATGTTACTGAAGTTAAAAACCAG AAACAATGTGGATCTTGTTGGGCTTTCTCAACTACCGGATCTCTTGAGGGTCAGACATTCAAGAAAACACAGAAACTTCCCTCTTTATCAGAACAAAATCTGGTAGATTGTTCCAAGAAACAAG gaAACAAAGGTTGTCAAGGTGGATTAATGAACAATGCTTTCACCTACATTAAAGTTAATGATGGTATCGATACTGAAATGTCATACCCATACAAAGGAAAG AATGGCAAATGTGAATTCAAAAAAGCTGATGTTGGTGGAACAGACACTGGATTCACCAATGTCAAGACCGGAAGTGAAGAAGATCTCCAACAAGCCGTAGCTACCATTGGTCCAATCTCTGTTGCCATGGATGCTAGTCACCCATCTTTCCAGATGTACAGAAGTGGTGTTTACTCCGAGAAGAAATGTAGTTCCAAAAGACTTGACCACGGAGTACTAGCCGTCGGATATGGAACTGAAGGCAGCAAAGACTTTTGGATTGTCAAAAATAG CTGGGGTCCATCTTGGGGAATGAAAGGATATTTTGAAATGGCAAGAAACGATAAAAATATGTGCGGTATTGCAACACAAGCCAGTTATCCATTAGTTTAA